In Rhodopirellula sp. P2, the DNA window GGACCAGTTCGTCGGCGCCGGTTTTGGTGGTCAAGGGAGCACGGACGCTGACGAGGTATTCGCCCGATGGCAGTTCGCTGAGCAACGCGTGGGCTCGGTTGGGATTTTCGCGGGCGAGTTGGTTGCTGTAGACGCCGCTGACTCGACGTGAAAAAGAATCGTTGGGGAACAGGAACGCCGCACAGGATTCGGTCGCAAGTCTGGGCTCGATCGAAGCGGCTCGCTTCATGTCGCTGTCGAAACCGTCGCGAAGGGTTTCAAATGTGGTGTCCGCCGCGATGAACTCAAACGGATCCGCATAAGGTTGAACCTTGCGATACAGTTCGTCAGGAGCGAAGTAGAGATCGTCGAGCGTGCTGCCATAGCCGTTGTAGTTGAGCAGCGTGCCGAGTTGTTCGAGTTCGGCAAGTTGGGCATCGCTGAGGTTCAGCGGTTCGGCGGCGGATCTGGCGGCGTCGTGCAGGTTGTCGCCATACAGAGCGGTGACTGCCCAGGGCAGGAATTGGCTGCTCAAAAATTGATTGACGAGCAGCCCGGTGCACACATCACCGGCCGTGTCGATGTGTGCCGACAGCAGCGGGGACGCAGGGATGTCGCCCGCGAAATGGTGGTCAAAGTAGGTGACCGGAACTTCGGCGGCCAAGATTCGCTCGAGCCCATCGCGGTTCTTGTCCAGCGAGATGTCGAGCACCGTCACGGAATCGCCTGAGCTCGCGGGGACTTGCTTGAGAAGGTTGATGTCTCGTTTGACGCCGGTCACCAGCGTGCTGTCTTTGGGGTCTGCGAGCCGCAGTTGGTGCAGCGCGCAAATGCCATCCGCATCGCCATTGAAAACGTCAAAGTGAGTCACGTCGGTATCTCAGTGAGAGTGAAAGTTGGAAGGCACGAGCTTGGGGGCGTGTCAGACCTTTGGGCCTGCCAGGCTTGATTCTAGTTCCCCATCGCGAAAGCGAAACCGTGCCTGGGGAGCCGCTCACAGTCCCAGTTCATCGAGCGAGACGGTTTGGAATTCCAGGTCAGCTCGTCACGCTGATGACGCGTCCGTTGGTGTCGGATTTGTCTTGGCGATTTCGGTTGTCTCTCATGTTCAGCATCAGCGAACCGTCGGCCAACTGTGCAACGGCACACTCCGTTGTGTCGGTGCGTGCGGCAGTGGAAACGGTCCAGGTCTTTCCGTGATCACGCGAGTAGATGAGGTTGTGCAGTTTTTAAGTGCGGTACTGCCAGACGCTTATCATCACCCTCCCTCCGGGAGGGTCGAGCGAAGCGAGGGGAGGGGAGTGCATTGGATCCAGCGCGTAACCCTCCCCGGCCCGAAGCGGTCCGACCCTCCCCAAGGGAGGGTGAAGTAAAACTGCACGACCTCGGGGCGAGGGGAGACTGTTGTTATTTGGAAGCGAAAGTTGCTTCCAAACGGTTCCGGGACCCAGACGAAATTTCTTCCGGGTCAGTTCTTGATCTTCGCTTTCTTCTTCAACTGGTTCAGCGTCTTCGTGCCGCCGTCGTTGACTTCGAAGATGAACTTGGCGAGGTCCAGGAACTCTTGTCGATCCTTCAACATGTTGACGAGACCGGGCGGCATGGTCGAGTTTTGTGACTCGAGCACGTCTTCCACATCATCGATTGGGATGGTGCGGGGTTTGCCTTGATCGGCCGCGATGCTCAGCGTGATCTTGTCATCCGTTTCTTCGACCAGGAAGCCCGACAGGATGGCGCCGTCGACCGTGATCACGTTCACGGTCTGGTAGCCTTCCAGGATCTTCTCGGACGGTTTCAGGATGGACTCGATCAAGTGCTCAGGCGTGATGTCCTCGCGCGATTTTGTGAGCTGAGGACCAAGTTGGTAGCCTTCGCTGACATCGTGGCAAGTCGCACAAGCGGTTTGGGAACCGTAGAAGTACGAGGCACCTCGAACGGCATCGCCTTTTTCAACAGCATCGCGAACCAGATCGCTGAGTGATTCCGCGAGGAGTTCATTTTCGAGCTGGTTGGTTGCGGGTTCGTCTTCCACCATTTCAGGGCGACTGCCTTCGGGGAACGGATGCATTTCGATCAGTTCTTCGGGGCTGTAGAAGCGTTGGCGGTCTTCGGTTGCGGCGCGAATGCGTTTGACTTCGTCCGGTTTGATTTCGCTGGCGTCATTGCCCCAGCTGTTTCGGACGTAGGTCAGTGCAGCGGCGATTTCCGCATCGGAGAACATGTCGCCAATGGCGGTCATCGGTGGCACGCCTTGGGTCGGTTCAAAGACCTTGCCGCGAACGCGAATTTTTCCCCAGATGCCGTGCAGGGTCAGTTTGATCAGACGCTCGGAATCGCCGTTGATCCACTCGCTGCCGGCGAGGGGCGGGTAGATTCGAACGATGCCTTCGCCGTTGTCACGGTGACAGGCGTAGCAGGACCCTTCTTCGAAGAAGACTTGCTGACCCAAGTTGTAGGTCTGAGCAAATTGCTTGTTCTTGAATTTATCGGACTTGGTGCGGTAGTCCTTGGGTTTGGCTGCGCCTTCCAATTTGCCGGCGAGCAATTGTTTGTACTCCACCAGCAAGTTTTCCGGATCGAATTCCTTCGCTTCGATCGCCTTTTCGACGTCTTCTTTCAGCAGCGGCATGGCGCTGTTGAGAGCGTTGCGAATCCAGCGGTCGGTTTTGTGAGAGGCGACCGTGAGCAACACCTCAGCGCCGGATTTGCCGCCCAACCAGGAACCGGCTGAGAGAGCTTCCAAGCGAACGCGAGGGTGTGCATCCGCAGCGGCGGTCAGCAAGTACGTTTCGGGATGGTCAAGCAAGTGCAGGCAATGCCGGACGACTCGGACCGCTGCGGAGCGGACGCGGTGGTCTTCGGCTTGCAAGCAGTGGTTGATCAACTCGGTGGAAGGTTCTTGATGACCCCAGGTTGCCCAGAGGGCTTCCAGGACCAAGCGTTCGTTGTCCGCGTTGTCGCTGGCGAACTTCATCGCAGCAGCGATCACCGCTTGTTTGTCACGACCACGCAATTCGAGGTGCGAACGTTTGCGAGCGTTGAGTTCCGGCAGCTTCATGTTCTCGAACAGTTGTTCAATCTCAGCGCCGGCAACCGTGGGAGGTTCGACCAAGTCACGGTCGGCATAAGTGATGCGGTAGATGCGACCGTATTCGGAATTCCGCATCGGGTCCCGAGCGCTGTGTTGCATGTGACCGATCAGCGTGTTGTGCCAGTCGATGAAATACAGGCTTCCGTCGGGAGCCATTTCCAGGTCACAAGGACGGAAGTTGCCATCGGAGGACTGGATCAAGTCTTGGCGGAATTTGCCTTTGATCTCAACGCCATCTTCCACGGTCTTGTACTGCTTGATCCCCAAGAAGCCAATCGTGTTGGCGTACATGTAGTCGCCTTGGACTTCATCGGGGAAGTGTCGGCTGTAGAGAAATTCCGAGCCCGAGGTCGGCCGTGTGTGGTGTTCGTAATTGAACTTCGAAACCTTTGGGATCTCTTTCGAGTGCGGGATCTTGATGGAGTAACCCAGCATCCAGTACTGGGCACCGCCGGAGGCATCGTTGACGAACGTTTGGCCGTATTCGTCGTGCGCGACACCCCACGGGTTGGAGACATCGGACTGCATCACGCGTTCGACTTTCCAAGACTTTGGATCGAAACGCCAAACGCCACCGTCGGTCATGCGTTGAGGACCCCAGGGCGTTTCGACTTGCGAGTGAAGGAAGCGACCTTCGCACATGTAAATGCCGGCACCGTGATCGACATCAAACGCCGAGATGGCGTGGTGCGTGTCGTGAGGGTCGAAGCCATCGAGCAAGACTTCCATCTTGTCGGCGTGGTCGTCACCGTCGGTGTCCTTGAGCAACACCAGGAAAGGTTCTTGCGACAGGTAGACGCCTTCGGGAGCCAGTTCAAAGCCAATCGGCATGTGCAAGCCATCGGCGAAGACGGTTTCTTTGTCGGCTCGTCCGTCACCATCGGTGTCCTCGTAGATCAGGATCATGTCGTTGGGTTTGGAATCCCCCGGTTTGTAGTGGGGGTAACTTGGCAGCGTCGAAACCCACAGGCGGCCCTGGTTGTCAAACCGCATTTGGGCGGGGTTGCCCAGGTTCGGGAAGTCTTGCTCGGAAGCAAACATCGAGACTTCGTAGCCTGCTGGCAACGTGAACGTCTTGAGAGCTTCTTCTTCCCCTTTGAGGTAGTCCGGGTTGCCGTTCTTCTCGCTCATGCGGAAGTTCGTTTCGACCGTCGACAAAGGCCGGGTGAGCGAGTCATCAACTTCGATGGTGGACGATTTGCCTTGTGCGATTGCCCAAATGTTTTGGTCTCGCAAGACCGTCATTTGACGGATCTTTTCGATCTCTTCGGGGTAGTTGAAGTTGCCATAGGGAGCCCAACGCCGGCCGTAGGCGTGCACGCCGTTGAGCATGCGGAAGTCATTTCGCCAGAACCAGGCTTTGTCTTGAACCGCTTGGTGCAACAGGGAATCGGTCGGTGCGACACCCGAGTCGGTACCGAACAATTGCTGCATGATGACCGGGGCGAGTTTTCGGTAACCTGCTTCGGACAGGTGCACGCCGTTGATTGTCAGAGGTTCGTCGGAGGTTTGGAACCATTCCAAGGTCGGTGAGTAGAGATCAAGGAAGCCGACATGTTTTTCATCGGCGACGGCACCGACCGCGTCCGCGTACGCCTTCAGGATTGCATTGCGATCGTCTGCATTGGGGAGATTGAATTCGGGAAGTTGCTGCATCGCGATCGGGGTCGCCAACACCAAGCGAGGTGGGGTGGATGCGTCACGTTCGTAGGATCGTGAGAGGGTGTGATCGACGAAAGCTCGCAGTTCGTTCTTGAAGTTTTCGACTCCGTCCATGCCGTCGAAGGATTCGTTGAATCCGAAGAAGGCCACGATTGTGTGGGCTTTGACAATGGTCAGCCATTCGTCGGGTTTGGGATAATGGCCTTCGCCGTAGTGGGCTTGGATTTCGGGACGGAACTTGTTCGCACCGGGGAACGCCCAGGGGTCGTCCTTGCCAGCTTCGGGGCGGTAGGCCGGGGTGTGGCCAGGAAAGCCCATGTTGCGGAAGGTCAGATCCTTGTCGGGGAACTGCTGGTAGAGCGCTGTCTCAAACGAATTGAACAACTCCATTCGCGAGGCCAAGCCGCTGCCGAGGAAGGCGATCGTTTCGCCTGGGGTTGGTTTCAGTGGCAGGGAGGTGGCGGGAGCATCGCCTTCCACTTCGACGGGTTGCAAGTATTCCGGACGGACCTTTTTGGTCTGTTGGGTTTCATTGTCCGTGACAGTCGTGATGACCTCCGGTGCCTGTTGCAGGTCGCTGGATTTCTCGTCCGCTTTCGCGAGCGACAAACCGCCTGTGAGCAGACAGGCGAGACAAACAAGACCAAGGGGAGTCAAAGTCGACGCGGGGCGTCGCAATTGATTCTCTGTGAGTCGCAAATTGTTTTGGGGTTTCGGATTCATTTTGAGGCAGGTTCTTAGCAGCGAGTTTGGCTCGCCGAAGAAGGTAAGAGCAGGGAGGACAGGTAAGGGGCACATTCTAGTTCATCGGGCTCGCTTCGGGATCAAGGAAGCTCGCTAGAGGCCAACCTTTTTGTCGCTTTGGGGGTGTCGAACAGCACTTGATCTCTATGGATTATTCGCTGGCGTGAGGAGCAATCCAGGCTGTGACGAGCGATCCTTCCTCGCTCCGCACAACCAGGTTGTGCGAGGAGAGGTTCCTGTTTTCGCAGCGTGCTGCGGTTGTGTTGGCGGTCGCTGTGTTCGAACACGGTGCAGGGCAGCGAAGACGTGTCGCCAGTGGGAACTGGCGACACCGTTGGGTGTGATGCAACGAACCGCTGATCAGGCTTGGTGAAGTTGCGGGGAGCCGGACTCGACAACGAACGAGTTGCGTCGGAACGTTTTGCCACCTGGTTTCAGCACATCATCGACGACCATGTAATCCGCCTTCCAGCTGTCCGGGGTGACGTCGCAGCGGATGTAGCCACGCTCGGCATTGTGCCATTTCACACAGGCATTTTCTGCCAACAGTGCGTCCAGGTTCTTGGGTTTGTCACGACCGTTGCCGCCACTGGTGAGCGACGTGGCAACGAACTCGGTGGCAACCAGGGCTTGTTCGGTTTGTCGATCGTTGACGCGAAGTTCGTTGGCCCAATTGGAGTGAATGTCGCCAGTCAGGACGACCGGATTGCTGATTTGCCGGTCGCGAATGTAACGCAGCAATTCCATCCGTTCGTGAGCGTAGCCGGGCCATTGGTCCATCGAGAATTGATGATTGTCCGGATCGCCCGAGCGATTGACCATGCCCATCATGACTTGTTGCGCGAGCACATTCCATGTCGCGCTGGAGCGGATCAGGTTGCGGGACAACCACCCGCGTTGTTGGGTTCCCAACATCGATTGGGTTGGGTCCAGGGCGGCTTCATTGAGCGGGCTCTTGCGATCATCGTTGGGTTGATCGGTTCGGTATTGCCGGGTGTCCAGGATCGAGAACTCGGCCAAGCGTCCGAATTGAGCCGAGCGATACAAACGCATGTCGCTGCCACGAGGCATCTGTCGCAGTCGAAGCGGCATCATCTCGTAGTACGCTTGATAGGCGTTGGCTCGGCGCGCAAGGAATGAGGGCGAGTCGACATCGGACTCTTCGGAAACGTCGCAGGCACAGTTGTTGTCAAACTCGTGGTCATCCCACGTCACCCACCAAGGGCATTGGGCGTGCATGTTTTGCAACAATGGGTCGGATCGGTATTGAGCGTGCCGCACACGGTAGTCACCCAGCGACATGATTTCGGAACCATGGTGCGTGCGGACCTTGCCGTTGCGACCAGCCTCGTATTCGTAAATGTAGTCCCCCAAGTGGAAGACCAAGTCGACATCGTCGGCTGCCATTTGCTCGTAGGCAGTGAAGAGGCCCTGTTCGTAGTTCTGGCAGGAGGTCACGGCGAAGCGAACTCGGTCGGGTGACTGATCGGGACGCGGCATCGTGCGGGTGCGGGCGATGGGGCTTTCGGCATCGCCGCATCGGAACCGATACCAGTACCAACGATCTGGCTCGAGTTGGTTCAGTTCGACATGAACGGAATGGCCGAGGGAAGGTGTTGCCAGTTGAGTGCCGGACGCGACGACGTTTCGCATCGCGTCATCCGTGGCAACTTCCCAGGTCACTTCCACGATTTGGGCGGGCATGCCGCCATCGGGAAGCAGCGGTGAAGGCGCCAAGCGAGTCCACAGCACCATGCCGCGATGATCGGGGTCGCCGGAGGCAACGCCCAAGCTGAACGGGTCCCTGGAAAACGAAATCTTGTTCTCCGCCCAGGCGTGCTGGGTCGACATCACAAACGCGGGAAGGGCACTGGAGAACGCCAGGAAACGTCGGCGATTCCAGGCGGCGTCAGAGACGCGAGCGGCGGCGGAAGGTTGTGACATGAGTGGCTGTGGGGCAGGAGGAAGCGGCAAAGCGAACGTCAACAGGCAATGCGTTCGCCGGGGTGACGGGATGACGGGGAGGTTCGTTGGGGGGCCCGCTGTCTCGGTCTGGCATTTGGCGGGAAGTCTAACGAGCACTCATTTTGAACCAATGTGAGTGTGCCCTGCATGCTCGGATTTCAAGAAATCTTCACAACTTGGTGGGGCCGTCTCTTTGAGCGAGCCAGCCATGTGAACATACCGTGAAATTTTGTTGTCGATGAGAAACGGCGAGAGTCGGTGCGACCCAAATGGGATACTCTGTCGTCTCAGCAGGGGCCGGCGAGCACGTGTTCTCAGGCGTCTTTGATTCCCGTTCAATTCAATGGATCGCGTGGGCGTTGTTCGCTCGTGATGGTCCTCTCTTGGTAGGAGCGACTCTTCGGATGACCGATCGCAATCGACGGCAGTTTCTAAGTGATAATTTTTCCGCCTTGGGGTCTTTTGGTGTGACCGCTGCGCTCGCGGGATTGGGGCAAGGCGTGGTTCAGGGTGGGCAAACGCATGCCGCCTCGGGCTTGCGACCGACGGCAGATGAAACCACGGGTTTGGAACTTCTGCGACTGCCTGAAGGTTTCCGGTATCGAACCTTCGGTTGGACGGGGGACATCATGAGCGACGGAACGCCGACCCCTCACGCTCACGATGGCATGGGGGTGATTGCCAGCGAGGGGGATGTGTTGAGGATTTGTCGGAACCATGAGGTCAGCGATGACGGTCGCGCGATCGCCTTTCAAGCCGGGAAGGCGTACGACCGCCGAGCTCAAGCTGGTTGCACCGAGTTGCGATTCGACAGTGTGAAAGGGGAGTGGTTGGACAGTCGCGTCGTGTTCTCGGGAACCAGTCGCAACTGTGCCGGCGGAGTCACGCCCTGGGGAACCTGGCTGACCGCCGAAGAAACTGTTCTGGGGCCCAAGGACGCGGATCATTACAAAGGCGACCAAGTTCGCACGTTCGAAAAGACACACGGTTGGGTTTTCGAAGTCGGGCACACCGATGCCGACGGCAATCCGGTTCCGTTGAAAGACATGGGACGCTTTGTCCATGAAGCGGTCGCAATCGACCGAAACAGTGGCATCGTGTATCTCACCGAAGACCGTTCGACGTCGGGCTTCTATCGGTTCTTGCCCAACACGCCGGAAAAATTGGCAGATGGCGGACGCTTGGAAATGGCCGAGATCGTCGGCCAAGCGGATTTGCGGGGCGGCTTCCAGGACGGTGTCGAGTTCGATGTGCGTTGGCACTTGATTGACGATCCGACGTTGGCTCACAGTCCCGAGTCGCTGCAGAATGTCGCTAAAGAAGGCGAGGTGGGGGACGAACTGGGCGTGTTCAAGCAGGGGCAAGCCCAAGGAGGATCGACCTTCTCTCGATTGGAAGGGTGCTGGTTCGGCAATGGCGTGGTTTACTTCGATGCGACCAGCGGTGGTGCCGCCAAAGCCGGACAGATCTGGCAGTTCGATCCTGAGAAACAAACGCTGAAGTTGTTGTTTGAATCACCAAGCAAGCCGACGTTGAATATGCCCGACAATCTGTGCGTCAGTCCCCAGGGCGGGTTGGTGCTGTGCGAAGACAATGACTATGGAGCGAACGAATACCCGCAGCGTGCGTTCACTCTGTCGCAGGACGGGAAGTTGAAGTTGCTGGCAGAGAACAACGTTCAGCTCCAGGGAGAAAAGAACGGATTTCAAGGTGACTTCCGAACCAAAGAGTGGGCCGGAGCAACCTTCAGCCCCGATGGGAAATGGTTGTTCATCAACCTTCAAAGCCCTGGCATCACGTGCGCGATCACGGGGCCATGGAAAGACGCTTTCGCCTAACGATCGGTGGTCATGCTCAACTCCGTTTTGAGGTGGAACGGTACTGGATGAGGCAACGATTCCTCTGGCCCGATTGCACCTCAGGGACTCGTTGCTTTGTCTGCCAATCGAAAGCCGAGCTGCGGCGGAATGCTAAGCAGGTACGCAGGAATGAACGGGGGCAATCTCGTGAGCCGTTTGGGCGTTGGCCCCGGTTGTGCGTGGGAACCGTGGCTAACGCCAGGCGGCTCACATACCCGATGACACCTGCGTACCTGCTTAGTGTTGTGCAATCTCTCCTATCGCATCAACCAGGTTTTCTGAGAGGCCGCTCGGGGTTTGAGAGGTGAATTTCACGCCTATTGGCACTCCAGGGGCCCCTGGACGGTGTATTCTCCAGTCTCTGTTTGGTTTTTGCATTTGGCAGTGTGGAGGCAGAATAGATTGGTTCTTAGGGCACGCGTGGCGGTGTGGTCCTGGAGAACCCTCGGGTGATCGGCAGGGGAGATCGGCACAGGGCCGATGTGCCGGCACGTTGCAATCGGCGAGCGAGGCACGGAGCGAGTGGCGATGAGACGAACGACACAGAACATTGGCAACAAGGGTTGCCAGATCAATCAGGTTTCGACTGGGGATGCCCGGCAAGGTTTCACGTTGGTGGAACTGTTGGTGGTCATCGCAATCATTGGGATGTTGGTGGGGCTGTTGCTGCCCGCGGTCCAGTCCGCTCGCGAGGCGGCTCGGCGAACCGATTGCAGCAACCGATCCCGGCAGCTGGCGCTCGCCATTCACAATTACCATTCCGCGTACCGAAAGTTGCCACGAGCGTGGTGGTTGGAAACTCCGCCAAAGGCATTCAACGGTGGCAACTGGATGATGGCGATTTTGCCGCAGCTAGAACAGCAAGGCTTGGATGACCAAATCGATCGCAGCATCTTGCCGGTCGATCAACTGAGTCCCAGCAACGTGGCTGCTCTGCAGACTTCCATGTCGATGTTTGTGTGCCCTTCGACGCCCGGCGGCATGGAATCGCGACGCTACCTGTTTGATTCGAATCCCGCGGGGTTGCCTTTCACGGCAACGAATTTGGCGCCCGCGGATTTCTCACCGACCACAGGTGTGCGTGGCACGTACGCGAACTTTGCTTACGGTGCGAGTTTGAGTGGCGGCCGCGAAGGGGCGCTGCAGGTTGTGAGTCCGATTTTTGGTGGCGATCAGGACGGTCGGTTCGCCGACATCTTGGATGGCTTGTCCCACACGACCTTGTTCGGTGAACGCACCGGCGGCAACGTGGTTTACAGTGCGGGTCGCGAAGATCCGGTTGCCACGGCCGCTTTGATCGGAGTGGAAGGCGGCGGTTGGGGGGATCTGCTCAACGGCGAGCACTGGCTGCAAGGTTCCTTGCGTAGTGGACTGAGTTGGCCGCCCGTCGGCGGGCCCTGTGCGATCAATTGCACGAATGCCCGCGGGTTTGGTTTTCATAGTTTTCATGTGGGAGGTTGCCACTTTGCGTTCGCCGATGGCTCGGTTCGTTTCATCGACACCAGCATTGAACCGCTGGTGTTTTCCTCGCACGTCACGCGGCGTGGACGGGAAGCGATCGCTGCCGATGGGATCTAGTTTGTTGGGAAAACGAAGGAGGGTGATTGTGGGAATGGGGCACCGATGGGGTTGGTTTCTGCTGCTCGGGTTGATGAGCGGATGCGGTGGCCAGCAGCCCGACGATGGGATGGTTCCGGTCAGCGGTGTGC includes these proteins:
- a CDS encoding acetyltransferase; translation: MTHFDVFNGDADGICALHQLRLADPKDSTLVTGVKRDINLLKQVPASSGDSVTVLDISLDKNRDGLERILAAEVPVTYFDHHFAGDIPASPLLSAHIDTAGDVCTGLLVNQFLSSQFLPWAVTALYGDNLHDAARSAAEPLNLSDAQLAELEQLGTLLNYNGYGSTLDDLYFAPDELYRKVQPYADPFEFIAADTTFETLRDGFDSDMKRAASIEPRLATESCAAFLFPNDSFSRRVSGVYSNQLARENPNRAHALLSELPSGEYLVSVRAPLTTKTGADELVRQFPTGGGRKAAAGINQLPADQLQKFLDSMQQQFAS
- a CDS encoding alkaline phosphatase PhoX, whose translation is MGYSVVSAGAGEHVFSGVFDSRSIQWIAWALFARDGPLLVGATLRMTDRNRRQFLSDNFSALGSFGVTAALAGLGQGVVQGGQTHAASGLRPTADETTGLELLRLPEGFRYRTFGWTGDIMSDGTPTPHAHDGMGVIASEGDVLRICRNHEVSDDGRAIAFQAGKAYDRRAQAGCTELRFDSVKGEWLDSRVVFSGTSRNCAGGVTPWGTWLTAEETVLGPKDADHYKGDQVRTFEKTHGWVFEVGHTDADGNPVPLKDMGRFVHEAVAIDRNSGIVYLTEDRSTSGFYRFLPNTPEKLADGGRLEMAEIVGQADLRGGFQDGVEFDVRWHLIDDPTLAHSPESLQNVAKEGEVGDELGVFKQGQAQGGSTFSRLEGCWFGNGVVYFDATSGGAAKAGQIWQFDPEKQTLKLLFESPSKPTLNMPDNLCVSPQGGLVLCEDNDYGANEYPQRAFTLSQDGKLKLLAENNVQLQGEKNGFQGDFRTKEWAGATFSPDGKWLFINLQSPGITCAITGPWKDAFA
- a CDS encoding PVC-type heme-binding CxxCH protein; protein product: MNPKPQNNLRLTENQLRRPASTLTPLGLVCLACLLTGGLSLAKADEKSSDLQQAPEVITTVTDNETQQTKKVRPEYLQPVEVEGDAPATSLPLKPTPGETIAFLGSGLASRMELFNSFETALYQQFPDKDLTFRNMGFPGHTPAYRPEAGKDDPWAFPGANKFRPEIQAHYGEGHYPKPDEWLTIVKAHTIVAFFGFNESFDGMDGVENFKNELRAFVDHTLSRSYERDASTPPRLVLATPIAMQQLPEFNLPNADDRNAILKAYADAVGAVADEKHVGFLDLYSPTLEWFQTSDEPLTINGVHLSEAGYRKLAPVIMQQLFGTDSGVAPTDSLLHQAVQDKAWFWRNDFRMLNGVHAYGRRWAPYGNFNYPEEIEKIRQMTVLRDQNIWAIAQGKSSTIEVDDSLTRPLSTVETNFRMSEKNGNPDYLKGEEEALKTFTLPAGYEVSMFASEQDFPNLGNPAQMRFDNQGRLWVSTLPSYPHYKPGDSKPNDMILIYEDTDGDGRADKETVFADGLHMPIGFELAPEGVYLSQEPFLVLLKDTDGDDHADKMEVLLDGFDPHDTHHAISAFDVDHGAGIYMCEGRFLHSQVETPWGPQRMTDGGVWRFDPKSWKVERVMQSDVSNPWGVAHDEYGQTFVNDASGGAQYWMLGYSIKIPHSKEIPKVSKFNYEHHTRPTSGSEFLYSRHFPDEVQGDYMYANTIGFLGIKQYKTVEDGVEIKGKFRQDLIQSSDGNFRPCDLEMAPDGSLYFIDWHNTLIGHMQHSARDPMRNSEYGRIYRITYADRDLVEPPTVAGAEIEQLFENMKLPELNARKRSHLELRGRDKQAVIAAAMKFASDNADNERLVLEALWATWGHQEPSTELINHCLQAEDHRVRSAAVRVVRHCLHLLDHPETYLLTAAADAHPRVRLEALSAGSWLGGKSGAEVLLTVASHKTDRWIRNALNSAMPLLKEDVEKAIEAKEFDPENLLVEYKQLLAGKLEGAAKPKDYRTKSDKFKNKQFAQTYNLGQQVFFEEGSCYACHRDNGEGIVRIYPPLAGSEWINGDSERLIKLTLHGIWGKIRVRGKVFEPTQGVPPMTAIGDMFSDAEIAAALTYVRNSWGNDASEIKPDEVKRIRAATEDRQRFYSPEELIEMHPFPEGSRPEMVEDEPATNQLENELLAESLSDLVRDAVEKGDAVRGASYFYGSQTACATCHDVSEGYQLGPQLTKSREDITPEHLIESILKPSEKILEGYQTVNVITVDGAILSGFLVEETDDKITLSIAADQGKPRTIPIDDVEDVLESQNSTMPPGLVNMLKDRQEFLDLAKFIFEVNDGGTKTLNQLKKKAKIKN
- a CDS encoding DUF1559 family PulG-like putative transporter encodes the protein MRRTTQNIGNKGCQINQVSTGDARQGFTLVELLVVIAIIGMLVGLLLPAVQSAREAARRTDCSNRSRQLALAIHNYHSAYRKLPRAWWLETPPKAFNGGNWMMAILPQLEQQGLDDQIDRSILPVDQLSPSNVAALQTSMSMFVCPSTPGGMESRRYLFDSNPAGLPFTATNLAPADFSPTTGVRGTYANFAYGASLSGGREGALQVVSPIFGGDQDGRFADILDGLSHTTLFGERTGGNVVYSAGREDPVATAALIGVEGGGWGDLLNGEHWLQGSLRSGLSWPPVGGPCAINCTNARGFGFHSFHVGGCHFAFADGSVRFIDTSIEPLVFSSHVTRRGREAIAADGI
- a CDS encoding alkaline phosphatase D family protein; the protein is MSQPSAAARVSDAAWNRRRFLAFSSALPAFVMSTQHAWAENKISFSRDPFSLGVASGDPDHRGMVLWTRLAPSPLLPDGGMPAQIVEVTWEVATDDAMRNVVASGTQLATPSLGHSVHVELNQLEPDRWYWYRFRCGDAESPIARTRTMPRPDQSPDRVRFAVTSCQNYEQGLFTAYEQMAADDVDLVFHLGDYIYEYEAGRNGKVRTHHGSEIMSLGDYRVRHAQYRSDPLLQNMHAQCPWWVTWDDHEFDNNCACDVSEESDVDSPSFLARRANAYQAYYEMMPLRLRQMPRGSDMRLYRSAQFGRLAEFSILDTRQYRTDQPNDDRKSPLNEAALDPTQSMLGTQQRGWLSRNLIRSSATWNVLAQQVMMGMVNRSGDPDNHQFSMDQWPGYAHERMELLRYIRDRQISNPVVLTGDIHSNWANELRVNDRQTEQALVATEFVATSLTSGGNGRDKPKNLDALLAENACVKWHNAERGYIRCDVTPDSWKADYMVVDDVLKPGGKTFRRNSFVVESGSPQLHQA